From the Nodularia sphaerocarpa UHCC 0038 genome, the window TCTCAACATTGCTACTCTTAAAGAACATAGTGGAGATGTCCCCTTAGCAACAGGGATGGTAGCTAATTTGGGGGAAGATCACGAGCAGGTGATTCGGAATTTGCGGGATCATGTCGATCAGTGCAGTGAGCAGTTTCATGATGAGGGAACTTCTGACTTTTTAACTGGACTGATGGAAGAGCATGAAGAGATGGCTTGGATGTTGCGTTCATTCATTGAAGGACAAGCTTTAGAACCAAGCGGTGTACAACCAGCTACAGAAACTAAAACCCCTGTGGGTGTGTAGAACGACGAAGGGAGGAAGGATTGATTCTTTCGAGTGGAAGTAAGTAGGTAAGCAGCGAATAAACCAAACTATGTTAGGACTCGTCCACAGGACTAAAACCCTGACAAATGACAAATGACAAATGACAAATGACGACCCTAGCTAGTTAACTTTATTTACGCTGACCTACTTATCAGAATCAATCTTCCTATATTTGGTTGTTGAATTTTTCTATCTGCAAAAATAAGTTTTAAGGAGTATTCTAGTGCCGGAAGTTTATCAAGCACAACGTACCATATCAGCTGTATTTAAAGAACAAAAGCAAATTGATCAGGTGATTCGACGTTTACTCGATAGGGGTGTACCGAGGGATCATATTTCGATCATGGGCAAAAACTTCCAGTCAGAAACGCGAATTTCTGGTTTTATTACCAAGAAAGATGTGATTTTGGGAGGCTTGAGAACAGGAGCAATTTTTGGTTCTTTGTTTGGTTCGTTTCTCAGTTTACTGACTGGTGTGGGTGTACTGTTCGTTCCCTTTGTCGGTCCGATTGTGGCTGCTGGCCCTATTGGTGCGTTGTTGCTGGGTGCTGCTAGTGGTGCGATCGCCGGGAGCGCTGGCGCGGGACTAGTATCGGCTTTAACTGCTTGGGGGATGTCTGAAGACAAAGCCGCAGTATATCAAACACGCTTACAAGCTGGCGAGTTTATCTTAATGGCGGAAGTTCCGAGCGATCGCCTGGGAGAATTTCAATTGCTGATCGAAAGTAGTGGTGGTGAAGAAATTCACACAACTGATAAAACATTGACTCATCCTTGTTCAGGTCCATGTAATAGTCCAGAAGATTTAGCTGTTGAAGTTCGCTCTCATCTTTCGGAAGCAGCTCAACGTACATTCATGCAGCGCTATAATGCCGTTTTAGATCACACAAGTGACGAGTTCACAGCTGAACAAGCAGCTTGGGAAGCTGTTCATGAGCAGTTTGATGAAGATGAAAGCGGTGTTTGGTCAAAGGCGAAGGTAAATGTTTAGCTGATTCACAACTTAATATATCGCGGTGCGTTGCAACGGCGTAACGCACCATATAGCGATTTCCACATAAATAGTAGGAGCATATGGCTATATGCCCCTACAAGAATTATTCGACCACAGATAAACACAGATAAACACAGATAAATATAGATAAATATTGGTTAATGCCTACACTAGAATGTGTCTAATGATAGAGAGAGAAACTATATGTTTAGTGGTAGTCTACCCTATAGTTAATCATAAAAAGAAAAAATGAGTATTGAAAAAAGAGTAGAAGCTACTGCCAAAAATATTGAAGGCAAGCTACAAGAAGCCGTTGGTGAAGTAACAGGTAATCCAGAAGATCAGGCCGAAGGCAAAGCTAAACAAGCTGAATCCCAAGTTCTTCACACTATAGAAAATATCAAAGATGAAGTCAAAAAAATTATAGACTAGCTGAAGGTTTCTAGTCGATAATTTAGGCGTGTATCGCTCAACTTATCTCATATTAGTTTATGACTCCACTCTTGGTAAAAAAGTGGAGTATTTATTGTTTGCTCCTAATAACTTGGCTCTGACCATGACAATCCTTTCTATTCTACTAATGGCTGGTACTACCAGTTAGCAAACCCCATAAAAAGATGGCAACTACTGCCCCAATGATGGCGACAATTAGACCAGGAATACTGAAAGTGGCCGCAGTCAGTTGTAATCTTCCTGTTTCTAAGAGAGTGACAATAGTTCCCCCGATGACAGCACCGATAATACCTAAAAGCATGGTTGCAATGATTCCGCCGCCCTGACGACCAGGGTAAATAGCTTTAGCAATAGCTCCAGCAATCAAACCCAGAATTATCCAAGCAATTATGTTCATAGTTTAAATTATCAAAAGCTTTATCAATAATTTATTAATTAACATCTACTTTTCCTTCTACCAGAAGAGATATAGCCATCCTATTTGAGTTGTAAACAAGAAAGTTCGCGTCAGCATCTTTGAACCAGAAGAGAAGCGCGCCCAGAACAGAAAAAGAAGATTTCACAGTAGACATCGACTCAATTCAAA encodes:
- a CDS encoding Dps family protein, which produces MRTINIGLTEEQRQGVMNLLNQDLADAYVLLVKTKKYHWDVVGPQFRSLHELWEEHYEKLTENIDALAERIRALGGFPVGTMEGFLNIATLKEHSGDVPLATGMVANLGEDHEQVIRNLRDHVDQCSEQFHDEGTSDFLTGLMEEHEEMAWMLRSFIEGQALEPSGVQPATETKTPVGV
- a CDS encoding ChaB family protein; translated protein: MPEVYQAQRTISAVFKEQKQIDQVIRRLLDRGVPRDHISIMGKNFQSETRISGFITKKDVILGGLRTGAIFGSLFGSFLSLLTGVGVLFVPFVGPIVAAGPIGALLLGAASGAIAGSAGAGLVSALTAWGMSEDKAAVYQTRLQAGEFILMAEVPSDRLGEFQLLIESSGGEEIHTTDKTLTHPCSGPCNSPEDLAVEVRSHLSEAAQRTFMQRYNAVLDHTSDEFTAEQAAWEAVHEQFDEDESGVWSKAKVNV
- a CDS encoding CsbD family protein, whose amino-acid sequence is MSIEKRVEATAKNIEGKLQEAVGEVTGNPEDQAEGKAKQAESQVLHTIENIKDEVKKIID
- a CDS encoding GlsB/YeaQ/YmgE family stress response membrane protein; its protein translation is MNIIAWIILGLIAGAIAKAIYPGRQGGGIIATMLLGIIGAVIGGTIVTLLETGRLQLTAATFSIPGLIVAIIGAVVAIFLWGLLTGSTSH